The following DNA comes from Brassica oleracea var. oleracea cultivar TO1000 chromosome C5, BOL, whole genome shotgun sequence.
AAGTATTTTTTTTCCAATCTGAGTAGTAATTTTGAGAACTGATTTCCCTGAATATTTTTATTTTTATTAGAAAACAACCTGAAATCAACTAACAAGTTTCATTTTTTCCATGAATTGTCGATTCTTAAAGGTGACCATCAACTACTTGCTAAAAACTTTGGGAAAGCCTTACTCAGAAACAGTTGGAGTGGTTGATCTCGGAGGGGGATCTGTTCAGATGGCATATGCTATATCAGAGGAAGATGCTGCAACCGCACCAAAACCATTACAAGGCGAGGATTCTTATGTCAGAGAAATGTATCTCAAGGGACGGAAGTATTTCCTATATGTTCACAGGTTGGTTATATGTCATTGCTTTTATACCCATTAGATAATTGTGAGACGTGAAACTAATTTTTATTTAGCCTTCCAACTTAAACGCAATATCTTTTTGGCTTGTTGATTGCAGCTACCTACATTACGGGTTATTGGCTGCACGAGCAGAGATTTTGAAAGTTTCTGAGGGCTCTAACAACCCCTGCATTGTGACCGGCTATGATGGTGAGTGAGAAACGTTATTAATTTATCGAGGAACACTCTCTTTAGAACTAGAAACTCTCTGCATCATATCCTCATCACATTACACCTTCTTTTCCATGTAGTTTTGTTTTTCTAATGTACAAAGTAATCAGTGTTGTATCCTCTTTGCATGTCCTGCCCTTAACCACTATTTCACTTCTTGATGATAATAGCTTTACTTATGGAACATATGATTCTTTTCAGGTACTTACAAGTATGGTGGAAAAGCATTCAAAGCCGCAGCTTCTTCATCTGGTGCAAGTCTAGACGAATGCAGGCGAGTAGCTCTTAACGCACTCAAAGTCAATGATTCAGTGTGTACACACATGAAATGCACATTCGGTGGAGTTTGGAACGGTGGAGGCGGTGGTGGCCAGAAGAATATGTTTGTCGCATCATTTTTCTTTGATAGAGCCGCAGAGGTAATTATTCTTCGCCTTTTAAGACTTAGTGACTAACATCACATTGTTTGTTATGCTTTAAACCAATGGAGGTGATGGCAGGCTGGTTTTGTTGACCCGACGCAACCTGTGGCTACTGTTCGTCCAGCTGACTTTGAGGAAGCAGCTACCCAAGCGTGTAACATGAAAATGGGAGAAGGCAAATCGAAGTTCCCACGTGTGGAGGAAGACAATCTTCCTTACCTGTGCTTGGATCTTGTTTACCAATATACTCTCCTCGTTGATGGATTCGGTAAGCTACTCTTTACTTCCTTTCTTTTAACTCCTCGAACCAAAAAAAAAAATCAGTTTACACTTACGCCTATCATGAGAATGATAGTATAAAATGATCATGATAATGGTTAGTAATATATGATAGGCATGCACATAGTAATTGAATGTGTTAGATTTTTGAAATTTTTGTGTCGTGTGATATAATTGAGTGAAATGCACATAGTTTTGTTATTATCATCAATGGTCCGGTTGGTCCTAGTTTTTAGTGTGAAGTGAAAACCAAATTGATTTTCCGAGTTCGGTCGGTTCGGTTCTTTGCCTGCCCAAAACCTTGCACTGTTCAAAATGTATTTGAGTTTCCATAGTTTAGTTGAAACGTGTTTAATCTTTTAATTTAATTTAATATTTTTGTAAATAGGATTGAAGCCATCACAGACAATAACGTTAGTGAAGAAAGTGAAATACGGAGAACGCGCCGTGGAAGCTGCGTGGCCACTAGGAAGCGCCATAGAGGCCGTATCCTCACTATGAGTATAGTGGCAAGTTTTGGGAATTTGCACAAAACCCATATTATTTTGATTTCTCCCAGAATCTCCCCCAATCTTTTCTTCTACTTCAAAATTTTGTTATCATCATAATCCCTAATTGCTTACTATATATTCTTATATTATTACTTGTCTTTATTTTTTTTTGTAAACTAAACTGCACACGTGTCCTCAGTTTCGTATAAATGTTTCACTTATTGATCGTTTTTATCTTGACTGTTGAGAATTTTATTTTGTAGTTTGTCCATGTTGAGTTCTCTTTTCTTTTTGTGAAACCTACAATCATTGGGGATGGATTGATTTATTTTAATATTGGTAATTCAGTATATATTATATTTCTCCATCTGTAGTTCATATCCAAATCCCAATAGATACCCATAAAATATTTATGTTTCCTTTGAATTCTCTCTGTTTTAAAGTATCTTTGGAACAAAAGAATATTCTAAAGAGTTTTAGATAAGTGTGTGCCAAAAGAATTGGAGATGAGCGTTGACACTTCAAAGGTATCATATCATAGTTTGGAACTTATACGTTAGATGTGTAAATAAACTGAACTATTTTGATTTATGACCATTTACACGCACATCTATTCAAACCTAATCTCATGTCACCAACTTTAACTTGACTTTGGAGACCGACCAAATTAATACCATTGTTATACTGATACTTGTAAAGTTGTAATGAGCCATGAAAGTCCCATGAAAACTCAAATCAGGCAAAGCAATATATAGACTATTTAAGGATTAAAAACGATCCGGTTCCTTATCAATGTATTACTGGTTGCTTCAAACAAACATCGTATGAGCTATGACTAATGATTTCTACATTTGTAGTTAGAGGTTTCATTAAATTATAGATTGAGTAGTCTTGTATAGCTTGTATATATGAAGGTTGGATTATTCAATACTCATTGTCGACGATACATTAGTATTTATAATAAAGATGCTAAAAATCATTTTTATAAATGTGATGATAAGACAATAATTTTATATTCGAGAATACAAAATTATAAGATGTTGATTTGAGTAGTTGGATACTTGACAAAAAAGTGTTCAAATTCCAGTAGAACAAGTATGCTTTCATTACACCACACTATATTGAGATAATTGAAAATTTAATTTTGTTAGATATTTTCTTATGAAGGTTCCACAGTTCCACACCCATAACTATATGTATAATATTTTCTTAAAATGGTCCGTGTAAATCATTCTCAAATTTACAATGGTCCATGTATATGTGATGAAATATTAAAGAACAATTATTCACTGGTCTATATTCAAAATTTTCGTCTCGTCTGTCTGTAATGGTTTACTTTTTCCAATCTACCTCTATTCGTCATTGTAGCCGTAACGTTTATTATAGTTATTTTAAAAGTTATTCAAACTATCCGTACAGTAACTTTTAATATATGCTCACCTATAACCCTAGCTAGGTGCAAAATGTTGACACTTGATAGAGGAATCGTAAGTCACACGTGTGGTTGCTGGCTTGTTGAATATTTAACTTTCCATGTTTATTTGAGGGAGACTTTAGACTTTAGTAATTTCAAAACTTTGTGTAGTTTAATGCCTTGCTGGCGTATGGCAAACTCCATTTTTTTTTAGTAAACCTTATCGGTTGATCCGGTCAGTTTTGGGAGGAACGCACTTAGTGTTACAGAGTGGACTGGCTACCATACTGCCTGACCCGAGTTTGGAATATCTTCCGACTAATGTCAGGGAGTGAACCGATCGATCATCTGTTACGATCCACCGTGTAAACCATTTGGACCGAAGTCCAAGACTACATCCATTTTCAACAAATGAAACAAAAGTCACGTTTGATAAATTCACTCCAGAGTATTTTAAAATTATTAAAAACACTTTCATACAACTACTTTTTTGGTTAAAAAAAACTACTTTTTTGGTAGTTGGTTTTCTTTACGATTGCTTGTTTATCCTTCGTTATGCGTTCGTGCATGTATAGTATTCACAATCAGTAAGTTTTCTAATTATTGTCACATTGTTTGACTAATGAAATGACACTACATGTACAATGCAAAAGCATTAAAATAAGGAGATCATAAAGGTATAACGTACTTGTCGAATTATCGTCCACGAATTTCGCAATATAAGAGTAGTCTTGGTTAGGTTTGTTACTCGTGAGGCCTTTATTTCTAATAATAATTAAGAGTTTCACGTTGAAAACAAGGTGGAACTTAATTCATTACCATTTGGCTTTAATCACACTGGAACTTCAGAAGATTGTATAGTGTTTTTTCTTTTTGAATAATAACTCAAGAAAGGAGCAGATTAACTCATCCCTTTTCATATTGTTACGATGTCAGATACCTTATATCATCAGGTCATTGTAATACCTTTAACGTTTTTTGGCATAATATTATTTATATATGAGATATTTTCTTTTGCAAAGTGGTATATTTGAATATCCTGTGATAAAAATGTTAATATTTTATCCCTTAAAAATTTCTGTAACTTATAATTGACAGTCATGTCATACCTTTCGGTAAACCAAGGTTCAATTATTGGTTACTTTATCGCACCATTATATATGAATAGCTGAAAAAACAACCGACGCGTACATACAATTTTCGGGGAAAGAAATAAAAATCAAAAGTATTCTTGGTGGAAATTGGCTTAGCACGTTGTTTGCATGGGTGTGAATGCCGCCGTGGCATGTCATTCTCATTTAAGAACTTTATTTATCTGACTTATGTATGTTTAATACATTAATCTAGTGGAGTTAGCTTATTACATTACGTTTTTAAAGTAAAGGTTAATTAACAGATCATGTGGGTGTTTATGATTCCACGTTTTCTCTTCGGGGAGATTCAAATTATAATTTGGTTTGCATCCCATCAAGAAACATATCAAATTAAGATTTGTTTAATACTTGCTTCATAAGAAAACACGTAATTAGTTATATTTTAGCATTAAGCCATAATTATTGTTTTTTGTCAACAAATTATTGTCCTTTAGTCACACACGTTCAAGAGGCAGTGGTCGAAGGTTACTTTTAAATTTTGGATTTTATTCATAGTTTTGTGATAGTTCTTATCTCATCCTATCCGATCAACATATTGGGTTTTTATCATTACGACTTGGTCGATAACAACAACATAAAACAAATTATCTTTTTTTTAACTAACATAAAAACAAATTATCAAACAGTTTTTAGGTTCGATTGCATTTTAGATAGTAGATACTCTTCATAATTTAACAATCATATATATATATATATATATATATATAAATTATATCAAATATTTTAAAAATTATATACGCAATATAAAATTATCAAGAGAGAATATACAACTTTGGTCCGATCCGATGAGAAAAATAAAATGTTTTATATTCATTTTCAAGTCTATGCTCGTATATATATTAGGGAAATTTGTCCCTATATACATATACATATTAGTGAACAATTGGACAAGCCCATGATGATATATTAAAAAAATAAAGAGTATGCAGAAAACAATTGTCTTATATATGTTTGTTTTCATTATAAAGTTGTTCTGGTCTTTCTTATTGTTTGAAAGAAAAAGGAAATCCCTTTCGGATTTAACATTTCTATTATTGAATACATAATTTTTTTTTCATTAATTATCAATGAAGATCATTGTTTATATATATGGAATATAGGGAAAATTCATAAATCATATAAAGCCGCTGGCATCGGATATCAAAGAATATGATAATATTTCAATGTTCACCGATTTTAATTTTTTTTCCGATTTTAATTTCAATATCATGTTCTAAACAAAATAAACAAGCCAAACAAAATGAACCAGCTACTATTACCAGTCTCATAATATTCTTATCCTTAATTCTACAACCAGAGAGGAAAGTAATGTCCTTGTATGTAAGTCGATATAAACATGTGTACTGCAACAAATTCATTCAATGTTTTTTTCCCTTAAATTATCAACTTTTCTCAAAATAATAATAGAGTAGTATATGATGTTTGCGTCAGCAGCCGCATCTGGCCTTACGTGGATATGGTTAGGACAAAAGTAAAACTAACCAATCAGATGAGATCTCGGAGGACACAGCTGCTCGTTAGGGTCCACTTCTCCAACAGAACTCTTCAATTATTCATACTCAATACAACGACACAAATAAGTTTATACGACAATCTAAACATTAAAACGGAACATTTTTTCATACTTTTATCCTTATAGATGTTTTTATATTCTTTAGGAAAAGATTGAAAGACTACTTCTCAGAAATTTTATATACGATTTTTTGGATTCAATAGCTAAAATGAAAAAATCCCAACATATTATATACCACTACAAAGTTTAATTAAGTTGGACTGCATGCATATTTTAAAAATTTGAAGTCCAAACTTCCTGACTGTCAATCTTTATAAAGTACATACAAATAGCTATTCCTTACATGGTGCACCAAAAAAAAACTATTTCCTCACATAAAAGTCTAATTAGACTTAAATGATAAATATTATATTATGAGAATAGATAGACAACATGCACAAAATACCACGAATTTGACTAGGATATACATTGTTTATTCTAGTTTCTGTTCATAACACATGCTTGAGTCTGATGACGATATTTGCTAGCTTCTCGTCTTAAATTCTGATAACTAAAAAAAGAAATTATTTTATTTGGTTGGAAAATAATTTGAACTGGTTTATTCCTTTAATCGACTACTTTAACATTTGTTTTTGGACCTTTTCTAACTTTATATAAAATAAGAATCTGTATTTTCCTTTGTTTTGAATTCCTAATATTTTTAATAAAAATATACATGTAGTAAGTAGTACTAAAAGACAAAACTCCACGCACCATAAATTGCCTAGCAACCTGCTCTACAAAAAATTTCAATCTTTGGCTCACTTCTTCTTTGCCTCGTTTGGCTTCTATGCTCCTCACCATAATCAAAACAGTCTTTCTCTTCTGTTGGTCTCTCGTCTCTTCAAAATTCCATATATATAAGATTCTTAAGATCATACTAAGAAATAATGATAAGCAAGGATCCAAGATCAAGTTTGCCACCAGGGTTTCGATTTCATCCAACTGATGAAGAACTCATTCTCCATTACCTAAGGAAGAAGGTTTCCTCTTTACCAGTCCCGCTTTCGGTCATCGCAGATGTCGATATCTATAAATCTGATCCATGGGATTTACCAGGTAACCAACCAATATTATTCAGTTATATATTAACTTGTGAGAAAAAAAATATACATTAACTTTTGTATGCATATTTCCTTTTATTGACATTTTTAAAAGTGTTATAACATGTTTTTTTTTTTTTTGCCAAATATTTGAATATCATATTTAAATTGTTTTGTAAACTTTACAAAAATTGAAAACTAGAAGAGGTTCACCTCGGCAAAAAGAATAAAAACAAGGTGAAGCTCATTTTACAAAAAAGATTCCTAGTCATTCCTCAGCCATGATAGCATGAGAGTCTTGAAACTCTTTTTGTGCGGTTTCCCCAATATTGTGTCCCCAATATTGTGTCCGTGTTATAACATGTTGTTTAATTTGTATCAGCTAAGGCTCCCTTTGGAGAGAAAGAATGGTATTTTTTCAGTCCGAGGGACAGGAAATATCCAAACGGAGCAAGACCAAACCGAGCAGCTGCGTCTGGATATTGGAAAGCCACCGGAACAGATAAATTAATTGTGGTACCAAACGTTGGAGTTAATGAAAAGATTGGTATAAAAAAAGCACTTGTGTTTTATAGAGGAAAGCCTCCAAAAGGTGTTAAAACCAATTGGATCATGCACGAATATCGACTTGCTGAAACCCTATCGCCCAAAAGAGTGGACCATTCTGGGAGCGATAGCCAATTCAATAATCTTGGAGATAGGAGTTTGAAATCTAAAGAATACTCTATGAGGGTAAGATTTGGCAAATACTTGAGAAAATAAAAAAAGGTTGTTAATAATGGTGATTTTGATTCAACTACAAAGCAAATTGATTTTAAAGTTTGATACCGACTAATTTATTTTTTATTTGTTTAATTATATACCTGATATATCAATAAACCATTTTTAATAAAATTGCTCTATTTAGCACTTATGTTGATTTTTAATAATTTTAGCCCTATAATATTTACCAGTTTTATATTCATTATTCTCTTGCAGCTAGATGATTGGGTTCTTTGCCGGATTTACAAGAAATCACACACTTCACTGTCACCACCACATGTTGCTACAGGTACAAGCAACCAAGAACATGAGGAAAATGACAAAGAGACATTCATAGTCAGCGAAACCCTCTTGCCAAATTTGGAAAACAATCAAACACTTAAACGCCAGAAGTCTTCTTTCTCGAACTTATTAGACGCTACAGATTTGACGTTCCTCACAAACTTTCTAAACGAAACTCCGGAAAATCATACTGAACAAGAGTTTTCTTTCATGTTTGAAAATTTCTCAAACCCTAACATCTACGGAAACCCTTATTTGGATCAAAACTTACCTCGGTTGAGCCCCTCCTAGTTCTGAGACCAGCTTTATCGGAAACAAAAGAGAAAGAATGGATTATGCAGAAAAAACGACGAGCACTTCCAAGAAGATGATCAACAACTTTAGTTACAATATATAATAGCATAGATCATTTGAATCATAGTATGGTTCAACAATCTAGTTTTATATATGAATCAGGAATACTTGATGAGTCCTCCTCTTCCATATAAAGGTTAGAGAGGATGGTGTTTCCAAAACATAATTACGCGAATTAGAGACCATTTGATATATGGTTAAACGTAGGAATTGTTATAATATGAAATTTCCAAAGTATTGTAGGGGATCATATGATATATAAGCTTATATTTGATGAAAATAATGTTATTTTTTGCAGTTCAGTAGGTAGTTATATATCATTCACTTATATGGACACGCATGTTGAAAATGAAAATAGCTAATTTCTTTAAAACCTTTTCTGAGAAGTATATAATGACATATGTGAATGTTATATATAATCTTTAAAATCGTTTTCACGAGTGGTATTAAAAGGTTCGTCCTCGTCCATGGACCATGGTTGATATATACACATATACTTGCGGTGTCTTGTAAACCCACGTGGATATGAAATCCAAATTATTCTTTCTTTATAGCCCTTATCATCATCTCTATAGTTACTTGCACACAACGGATTGGTGAATCATCATTTTTCATGTTGCTTAGTGTAATCTGGTATCGTCCGTAAAAGGCTTGGGATGGTGGGTCCACATGACCCAATAAGGAGAGGTGGTGATGTCATAATTTACGTCAGATGTCGTCACCAAATCCTGCGGGAGGCTCCTTCAGTTTAAAGACTTTTCCCTTGGAATCAAAAGTCAACCTCTTAAGCTACGCCCTCATATTTTAATAGCCTACTATCTGGTCCACGCGCAAATTCATAAAATACGAGGATTTATATATATACATTATTTTACGTACACAGTTATATAAAAGAGAAGAAGTAGAATACATAGAAAATGTTACAATAGTACTTGTTTATTATCATTTTTTCAAGATTTTATTCCATAACTTGAGGTCGATATATATACCATTTGTATATCATTTACTACTATTATCCAAGTAGAGCAGGGATCTAAAGTATTATTTGACGGATTCTTGGAAATAACTGTCTCACCGTTTTATAAAGTTTTAAGAAGTCGATGTTGAAATTTTCTTCAGAAGTATTAAAACTTTTTTGCTACCCCGTTTCTTGGTTTTAGTGCAATTTTTGTTTTTGTGTTCACATTGGTTTCATATTTCTATTAAAAACATAATTAATGCATGTCTTAGCGAATATAAGAGACGTTTCTTAGCTTTTAACTAAAAAACGGTAAGAGACGTCTCTTATATATCTTATTTAGGAGATGTTTCTTAATATTTTTTAGTTAAAAACCAACTGACTTCTTTTATATTTGCTAAGAAATTTTCTCTAAGAAACTTGCATTAATCGTGGTCTAATGTAATTCAGACATAATAACTTGGATTCAATTTGTTTGGTTTATTTAAAACTTCATTTGCTTTGGTTTAGGTTTATCCGAATTTAAAAACACTATGAACAGCATGCATAGCATATCAGCATATGCGTATCATGAATCTATTGCGAAGCTGACGAAACGTTATTTTTCATCTATAATATTTGAGTATGTAATATTCGGACAATTCAATATAGTGGTAAATAATGAATAGAGACAACTAGACAATTAAGTTAGTTATGAGATTAGGTATCCTATCGTTGAATTTTTTTTTAAAAGCACCCAAAGAACAACTCATGAAAGAATTTTTATTAAGAACCAACTAGCATTGTTGGATAAAGAATATTGAATTTTCGCTTCATATCCACAAAAACCAACTAGTAGTTTATTTTAATGTCAACTAGTTTTTTCGCTCATCATATCATGATAGTTCGTCAATAAGTTGTTCCGTTTATATTTTCATATTGATTGATTTAGTTCCATAGGTAAGGACTAGTTCTTGTCATGCTACAAGAAGTCATAGAAAATATTAAATACATATATTTATTAATGGATTGAAATTTAAAATTTACAGCGGCCGTTTATAATTGACAGTCAATCACCCTTTTGAGTTTTGACACTTATTTTCGTAGTGTCATTCTATCTTTTTTTTTGGTTACGCAAAAAATATCACTTTACAATTCCAATGCAAATTATACTTAATTTCAGCTAAAAATTAATTACAAACTACATTGGTTTTATAAATAATTTTATTTATCTCAAATACTATTGGTCATAAAGATGTAATTAATAACAGCTTACATATATTTCCGCTATTTTCTTAGTACGTGTGAAAAATGTCAAAGTGACACTTATCCAAAAACGGGTGGAGTATTGACATTCACCAATTTGAAGATAGTGTTTTCTTTTTTTTTTTGCGAAATTAAGATAATGTTTTGTTCAAACTTTTAAAGCTGAGAATAGAAAAAATCAATTTATTTTTATACAATTCATCTCCTCTTTGGTTTTGGATATTTATCTTCATGGGATAGAAGAGGTGGTTGGTTAGGTTTTTGTCTTCTATGCCGCTGCTCTTGCAAGTGTAATCTCTAATCTCGTCTATATGCGATTATCTCTTCCTTTATCCCTTAACTGAAAAAGTTGAGTAGCGCTTACGTGTCTTTACTACATCACCAAAAAATAAGGAAAGAATAGAAAATAAAAAATTCTTGGTTTTAATTATTCTTTTTAATTTCATAACTCTTGTCTTTCTTTTGTATAAATAAGCCACTTTTCTACTTTTTCATGGTTTAATTTTCATTTTCCTGAAATTGTTTAGCTCCTCAAAATTCTCCAACCTTTGCTTCTTCTTCCATCTTTCTTCAACGACTTTCCTTCTTCTTTAACGCCGACGTGTGTCTGCAATAAAACACATATATTCCTCGATCGATCTCCCTTTCCTCAGAACGTTTACTAATTTGTTAATTTTCAAGAATTTCCTAAATTATCTTTATCTTTCTTGTTTAAACATACATATATAGAGATGGTGGAAGAAGTAGGTGCATTTGTGAACCAAGGAGGAGATAATGAGGTGGTGGATTTGCCTCCGGGGTTTCGGTTTCATCCAACTGATGAAGAGATCATAACTCACTACCTTAAAGAGAAAGTCTTCAACGTCCAGTTCACCTCGGCTGCAATTGGTCAAGCCGACCTTAACAAGAACGAGCCTTGGGATCTACCAAGTAACTTAAATTCAAAAATTTTTTACTTTCATTTTGACCGTTCAAAATTTATCATACATCAAGATTCTGATTCTTGATAATTTTGTGGGGTGCAGAAATTGCAAAGATGGGAGAGAAGGAGTTTTACTTTTTTTGCCAGCGGGATAGGAAGTACCCGACCGGCATGAGGACGAACCGTGCAACCCTGTCCGGTTACTGGAAGGCAACCGGGAAGGACAAGGAGATCTTTAGGGGCAAAGCTTGTATTGTTGGGATGAAGAAAACACTTGTGTTCTATAGAGGAAGAGCTCCGAAAGGTGAAAAGACCAATTGGGTTATGCATGAGTATCGTCTTGATGGCATATATTCTTATCACAATCTCCCTAAATCTTCAAGGGTATGAAAAAGTTGTTAACTATTTTCTTGCAAAACTATTAATTTGATTCCATATGGTTTTAATTAGAAGCTATGTTAGAAATATCTTACTTTGATGCAATGAGTGGTGTGGAAATGTTTATCTTATAATTAATCTGCTTGGTTAATAAATGTTTATTTTCTAATTGATCTTATATATACATTTGGTTCAAAATTAACTTAACATAAAATATAATTAAGAACTTAATTAATCAGGAATATTTAACTAACTAAACTTTTCTTTTGTGATGATTATAGGATGAATGGGTGGTGTGTAGGGTTTTCCACAAGAACGCTCCTCCTCTCACTATTACTACTACTACTACTACAAATCAACTCATAAGGATTGAATCTCTTGACAACATTGATCATCTCTTAGACGTCTCTTCTCTCCCTCCTCTCATCGATCCCGGTTTCTTGGGTCAACCCGGTCCAAGCTTCTCAGGTGCCGGCCAACGACAAGACCTCAAGCACATCCTCCATTACCCTACAACCGCGGCGGTCGACAACACTTACCTCCCTGAACAAATCGTCAATTACCCTTACCACTCGGTCCCAAATCCTGGATCTGGTTCGGGTTACGGGACTGGCTCGGGAAATAATAGTAACCGTATGATCAAGTTGGAGCGTTCTCTTGTGAGTGTGTCTCAAGAAACCGGTTTAAGTTCCGACGTGAACACAACCGCGACGCCAGAGACATCTTCGTATCTAATGATGGGGTCTTCGGTGGCCAATGCGGCAATGATGGATGGTA
Coding sequences within:
- the LOC106294381 gene encoding LOW QUALITY PROTEIN: NAC domain-containing protein 2 (The sequence of the model RefSeq protein was modified relative to this genomic sequence to represent the inferred CDS: deleted 3 bases in 3 codons) translates to MISKDPRSSLPPGFRFHPTDEELILHYLRKKVSSLPVPLSVIADVDIYKSDPWDLPAKAPFGEKEWYFFSPRDRKYPNGARPNRAAASGYWKATGTDKLIVVPNVGVNEKIGIKKALVFYRGKPPKGVKTNWIMHEYRLAETLSPKRVDHSGSDSQFNNLGDRSLKSKEYSMRLDDWVLCRIYKKSHTSLSPPHVATGTSNQEHEENDKETFIVSETLLPNLENNQTLKRQKSSFSNLLDATDLTFLTNFLNETPENHTEQEFSFMFENFSNPNIYGNPYLDQNLPRLSPPSSETSFIGNKRERMDYAEKTTSTSKKMINNFSYNYNSIDHLNHSMVQQSSFYMNQEYLMSPPLPYKG
- the LOC106294382 gene encoding NAC domain-containing protein 92, which encodes MVEEVGAFVNQGGDNEVVDLPPGFRFHPTDEEIITHYLKEKVFNVQFTSAAIGQADLNKNEPWDLPKIAKMGEKEFYFFCQRDRKYPTGMRTNRATLSGYWKATGKDKEIFRGKACIVGMKKTLVFYRGRAPKGEKTNWVMHEYRLDGIYSYHNLPKSSRDEWVVCRVFHKNAPPLTITTTTTTNQLIRIESLDNIDHLLDVSSLPPLIDPGFLGQPGPSFSGAGQRQDLKHILHYPTTAAVDNTYLPEQIVNYPYHSVPNPGSGSGYGTGSGNNSNRMIKLERSLVSVSQETGLSSDVNTTATPETSSYLMMGSSVANAAMMDGNNTSYDDDLGIFWDDYKLI
- the LOC106343588 gene encoding apyrase 1; the encoded protein is MTAKRAIGRHESLSDKIHRHRGLLLLISIPVVLITLVILLMPGASTSVIEEYALKSSEGGGSNSRKYAVIFDAGSSGSRVHVYCFDENLDLVPLENELELFLQLKPGLSAYPNDPRQSANSLVSLLDKAEASVPHELRPKTPVRVGATAGLRALGHKASENILQAVRELLKDRSRLKTEANAVTVLDGAQEGSYQWVTINYLLKTLGKPYSETVGVVDLGGGSVQMAYAISEEDAATAPKPLQGEDSYVREMYLKGRKYFLYVHSYLHYGLLAARAEILKVSEGSNNPCIVTGYDGTYKYGGKAFKAAASSSGASLDECRRVALNALKVNDSVCTHMKCTFGGVWNGGGGGGQKNMFVASFFFDRAAEAGFVDPTQPVATVRPADFEEAATQACNMKMGEGKSKFPRVEEDNLPYLCLDLVYQYTLLVDGFGLKPSQTITLVKKVKYGERAVEAAWPLGSAIEAVSSL